In Nitrospirae bacterium YQR-1, the genomic stretch TTTTACAGAATCATAACCATCTCTTTCAGTAGTCTTCACCTGTATAACACTGCACGGACCCGCCTCTATCAAAGTTACAGGCACCACGTTTCCCGTTTCAGTAAATATCTGAGTCATTCCAAGCTTCCTGCCGATTATGCCGGTTTTTTCTGTGCTCATAGCTTTATCTCCACATCCACCCCGGCTGCCAGCTCCAATTGCATAAGGGCATCCACCGTCTGCTGAGTAGGGTCATGAATATCAATCAGCCGTTTATGTGTCCTTATTTCAAATTGCTCCCTGGACTTCTTATCCACATGAGGCGACCTCAGCACAGTGAACTTCTGAATATGTGTCGGCAGCGGCACCGGTCCGGCTATCCTTGCACCGGTTCTGTGCACTGTGTCAACAATTTCCTTTACAGACTGATCAAGTAGTCTGTGGTCAAATGCCCTTAGTTTTATTCTGATTTTTTCGTTCAAGTTCCTACTCCAAAACCTCTGTAACAACGCCGGCACCAACCGTTCTACCACCTTCACGGATAGCAAAACGCAGCTCCTTCTCCATTGCTATGGGCGCTATCAACTCTACTCTTATGCTTATGTT encodes the following:
- the rpsJ gene encoding 30S ribosomal protein S10; its protein translation is MNEKIRIKLRAFDHRLLDQSVKEIVDTVHRTGARIAGPVPLPTHIQKFTVLRSPHVDKKSREQFEIRTHKRLIDIHDPTQQTVDALMQLELAAGVDVEIKL
- a CDS encoding elongation factor Tu — its product is NISIRVELIAPIAMEKELRFAIREGGRTVGAGVVTEVLE